In a single window of the Acinetobacter tibetensis genome:
- a CDS encoding ankyrin repeat domain-containing protein, with translation MLTAQQQVFVQAIEELDLPQVQHLLAGGLDPNFIDAEKGPAVSVWSDGLFQWWEHVSEAYEAGQGLSEEQKQQELAVHLDILEALIQAKANFHLWDSEELYGPLWDAASSACVPAVQRLLAIKVDPNTRDEQGLTILSSISDLFFDCDFDEINWGEALPEERQTLELLRSQGAKMSKELA, from the coding sequence ATGTTAACAGCACAACAACAAGTCTTTGTGCAGGCGATAGAAGAATTAGACCTGCCACAAGTACAACATCTTTTGGCTGGTGGTTTAGATCCAAACTTTATTGATGCTGAAAAAGGACCTGCAGTTTCAGTGTGGTCGGATGGTTTATTTCAATGGTGGGAACATGTCAGCGAAGCCTATGAAGCAGGTCAAGGGCTCAGCGAAGAACAAAAACAGCAAGAATTAGCCGTTCATTTGGATATTTTGGAAGCCTTAATTCAAGCCAAAGCTAATTTTCATTTATGGGATAGCGAAGAGTTGTATGGCCCACTTTGGGATGCAGCAAGTTCAGCGTGTGTACCTGCTGTGCAGCGTTTGTTGGCAATCAAGGTTGACCCCAATACCCGTGATGAGCAAGGGCTGACGATTTTATCTTCAATTAGTGATTTATTTTTTGATTGCGACTTTGATGAAATTAATTGGGGCGAAGCTTTGCCTGAAGAACGTCAAACCCTAGAGCTATTGCGTAGTCAGGGTGCAAAAATGTCGAAAGAATTGGCTTAA
- a CDS encoding transporter gives MKNLQQYGVLVLTLAVASPVFATEFSFERPGSGIGTGITPVGQLAWEQGLPSANYEESTVNGVQQKTTTLNADMLLRTGIAHNLELQLGWQGPSWSQVKQAGKTVDEDGLGDVSIGLKSAIDLNDDNLAMAVLLEAVLATGNDGFTAHDDIYALATVVSYKQSDLVDTSITMRYEVQDGDWAVTAVPTIGYKLSDKWSGFSEFVYRKAESQDYEYSLGSGVMYALNDRTQFDASVGVVLSGADKSYQSGLGVSYLF, from the coding sequence ATGAAAAATTTACAACAATATGGTGTCTTAGTACTGACGCTTGCTGTGGCATCGCCAGTTTTTGCCACGGAATTTTCGTTTGAACGTCCAGGTTCAGGCATTGGCACAGGTATTACCCCTGTTGGGCAACTGGCTTGGGAACAAGGTTTACCGAGCGCAAACTATGAAGAAAGTACGGTCAATGGTGTGCAGCAAAAAACGACCACGCTGAATGCCGACATGCTACTTCGTACGGGGATTGCACATAACTTAGAATTACAACTGGGTTGGCAAGGCCCGTCATGGAGTCAGGTTAAGCAAGCGGGTAAAACGGTTGATGAAGACGGTTTAGGTGATGTTAGCATTGGTTTAAAAAGTGCAATTGATCTGAATGATGACAACTTGGCCATGGCTGTGCTTTTGGAAGCAGTGTTAGCAACTGGCAATGATGGCTTTACCGCGCATGATGATATTTATGCCTTGGCGACTGTCGTTTCGTATAAGCAAAGTGATTTGGTCGACACGTCCATTACCATGCGTTATGAAGTTCAAGATGGGGACTGGGCTGTGACGGCTGTACCTACCATTGGTTATAAGCTTTCCGATAAATGGTCTGGTTTTTCTGAATTTGTATACCGCAAGGCGGAAAGCCAAGATTATGAGTACTCACTGGGTTCGGGGGTCATGTATGCATTGAATGACCGTACCCAGTTCGATGCCAGTGTTGGTGTCGTACTCAGTGGTGCAGATAAAAGTTATCAATCAGGTCTAGGCGTTTCATACTTATTCTAA
- the dsbD gene encoding protein-disulfide reductase DsbD: MEKSLLLSKSYARSMLLLCSSLLFFCSTLLHAQSSLLSAEEAFPIQIESVSAQEVQLHWNIPEHYYLYQHKFEVRQGQHILPLKLPKAEDLHDDNYGQTQVYYQQVQFKVPTQASQTYQVTWQGCAKDRICYPPQVIEFKTDADGLVALQNQTVAPKRLLDLSANSNTLSAENPDALDQKLSAPTQQTAQDQHWSTQLAERSPIYGLLLFLGLGILLAFTPCSLPMIPILSSLIVRDRRGVKAWMIALVFVCSMAMVYAVLGLVASSAGLNFQRWLQQPSTLIAFSLLFVVFALNLFGLFELRLPQAMVHRLDHWQSMQKGGSLIGAAVMGMISALLVGPCMTAPLAGALLFISQTQNQWQGALLLFTLGFGMGLPLLLASILGAKALPKAGLWMNQIKVLFAFLMLALALYFIRPLLSEGWMQGLSLLLGLSFIGYALYRALWQQSPLRPLYLVILLLVVPYVLYSQYQQSQRFFVKQGQQQMQWHVAQTAAEFQQILAQAPKDRAIVIDVYADWCVACQPIEHRILKSAQVQQALSPYTLIKLDLSHYDASHQQLLNQWDILGPPTYLFLNAQQQEVRGLRLTGAFSEAELLQQLKQFGQDLGP; the protein is encoded by the coding sequence ATGGAAAAGTCTCTGCTGCTTTCAAAATCTTATGCACGCAGTATGCTCTTACTATGTAGTAGTCTTTTGTTCTTTTGTTCAACACTATTGCATGCACAGTCGTCATTGCTATCCGCTGAAGAGGCTTTTCCAATTCAAATAGAATCGGTTTCTGCACAGGAAGTGCAGTTACATTGGAATATCCCTGAACATTATTATCTGTATCAGCACAAATTTGAGGTGCGTCAGGGGCAACATATTTTGCCCTTAAAACTGCCAAAGGCAGAGGACTTGCATGATGATAACTATGGTCAAACGCAAGTCTATTATCAGCAAGTGCAATTTAAGGTGCCAACGCAGGCTTCGCAAACGTATCAAGTGACTTGGCAAGGTTGTGCCAAAGACCGTATTTGTTATCCCCCACAAGTCATTGAATTTAAAACAGACGCAGATGGTTTGGTGGCCTTACAGAACCAAACGGTCGCTCCCAAAAGGTTGTTAGATTTAAGCGCGAATAGCAATACTCTTTCTGCTGAAAATCCAGATGCCTTGGATCAGAAACTTTCAGCGCCTACACAACAAACGGCACAGGATCAACATTGGTCTACACAATTGGCAGAACGCTCACCGATTTATGGCTTATTGCTGTTTTTAGGCTTGGGTATTTTGTTGGCATTTACCCCTTGTTCTTTACCCATGATCCCGATTCTCAGCTCCTTGATTGTACGTGATCGGCGCGGAGTTAAAGCATGGATGATTGCTTTGGTGTTTGTGTGCAGTATGGCCATGGTCTATGCGGTGTTGGGCTTGGTCGCCTCTTCGGCAGGTTTGAACTTTCAGCGTTGGTTACAACAGCCCTCAACCTTAATTGCATTTAGCTTATTGTTCGTGGTGTTTGCGCTCAATTTATTTGGACTGTTTGAATTACGTTTGCCCCAAGCGATGGTGCATCGTTTAGACCATTGGCAGTCGATGCAGAAAGGCGGGAGTCTGATTGGCGCGGCAGTTATGGGGATGATTTCAGCTTTGCTGGTCGGTCCTTGTATGACAGCACCACTGGCAGGCGCTTTGCTATTTATTTCTCAAACTCAGAATCAGTGGCAAGGTGCTTTGCTGTTATTCACTCTGGGTTTTGGTATGGGCCTACCTTTATTGTTGGCCAGTATTCTCGGGGCTAAAGCCTTGCCAAAAGCAGGTTTATGGATGAACCAGATTAAGGTGTTATTTGCCTTTCTGATGTTGGCCTTAGCACTTTATTTCATTCGCCCCTTGCTCTCAGAAGGCTGGATGCAGGGTTTAAGTCTGTTATTGGGTCTCAGCTTTATCGGTTATGCGCTGTATCGTGCCCTATGGCAACAATCGCCTTTACGCCCATTGTATCTCGTGATTTTGCTGTTGGTGGTTCCTTATGTGCTGTATAGCCAGTATCAGCAAAGTCAACGTTTCTTCGTGAAACAAGGGCAGCAACAGATGCAGTGGCATGTAGCGCAAACTGCCGCAGAGTTTCAGCAAATTTTGGCACAAGCTCCGAAAGATCGCGCTATTGTGATTGATGTTTATGCGGATTGGTGCGTGGCATGTCAACCAATTGAACATCGCATTTTAAAGTCAGCTCAAGTACAGCAAGCACTCAGTCCATACACGCTGATTAAGCTGGATTTAAGTCATTATGATGCCAGTCATCAACAATTATTAAATCAATGGGATATTTTAGGTCCGCCGACCTATTTATTTTTAAATGCTCAACAACAGGAAGTTCGTGGACTCCGTTTAACAGGGGCATTTAGCGAAGCTGAGCTGTTGCAACAATTAAAACAATTCGGACAAGATCTAGGACC